A segment of the Candidatus Brevundimonas phytovorans genome:
CCGCGGCCCCCTCGACCAGGGCCGCGACCGGGAAGGGCTCGGGGTCCATCTCGATCGCGTTCGCTTCCAGCTTGGAATAGTCGAGAATGTCGTTGATGACCCCCAACAGGGCCTCGGACGCCGTGGCGATGCGCTCGACATAGGTCCGCTCCTCGGCCGGCAAGGCCTCCGAGGTCTGCAACAGGCCCGAAAAGCCGATCACGCTGGTCAGCGGGGTGCGCAGCTCGTGGCTCATGTTGGCCAGGAATTCGCTCTTGGCCTGGGCGGCCTTCTCGGCCCGCTCCTTGGCCTCGATGACCTCGTCCTCCAGCAGCTTGCGCTGGGTCATGTCGCGGATGACCACCACCACGTCGTCGACCTGGCCGTGCTCGTCGGTCAGCGCCTTGAAGGCGGACTCCACCCAGACCGTATGGCCCTGACGGTGCACCGCCCGGTGCTCCAGCCGCGTCGGCCGGCCCGTCCTGACCGCCGCGCTGATCGCGTCCAGCACCTGCTGCCGGTCCTCGGGGTGGACATAGTCGGTCGACTGGCCGCTCATGTCCTCAAAGGTCCAGCCCAGCAGTTGCTGGATGGCCGGCGAGATATACTTGCTCGACCCGTCCATCTTGACGCGGGTGATGACGTCGCCGGTGTTTTCGGCCAGCAGGCGATAGCGCCGCTCATTGGTCTGGGCCGCCCGCAACAGCCGCTCGCGTTCGGTCACGTCCTGCAAGACGCCGAACAGGGCGATGACGCGGCCCGTGGCGTCCTTTTCGGCGGCGCCCTCGGCGGCGACCACCCGTTCCAGGCCGTCCTTGCCCAGCAGCCGCAGCTTGAAGCTGTAGCCGTCCCCGGCGCTCAGCGCCCGCGCGACCAGCCGCTGGATCTCGTTGCGGTCGTCGGCGTGATAATGGCCGAACACGTCGTCCAGAGTGGGTGCAAAGGCCCCCGGCTCGACCCCGTGAATGCGATAGATTTCGTCAGACCAGGTCACTTCGCTCGTGGCCAGTTCATAGCGCCAGCGCCCGACCCCCACCATGTCCTCGGCCAGCCGCAGCGTCTCCAGACGCGCCGCTTCCTGCCGCACGGCCTCGGCGTGTTTCAACAGGTCGCCGGCCAGGCCCGCCAGCTCGCGGATCAGCCTCAGCTGCGCCTCGTCCGGGGCGGGGCGGGGCTTGACGTCCAGCACCCCGATGGCGCCCACCGGCTGTCCGTCCGCCGCGCAAACGGTCGCCCCGACGAAGAAGCGGACTCCCGGCGCGCCGATCACCATCGGGTGGTCGCAGGTCGCAGACGTAGCCAGGGTGTCCTCGATCACCAGCACCGCGTCCGGCCCCATCTCGGCCAGAACATGGCTGACGCTCTGGAGGCGCGGCACGCTGACCTCGTCCAGACCCACGCCAGACCGGAACACGGCCCGGTCCTCGTCCAGCACTGTGATCATGGCGTGCGGCGCGTTGAACGCGGCGCAGGCGATGGCGGCCAGCCGGTCGAACGCATCGCGTTCCGCCCTGTCCTTGTCTCCTGCTCGCGCCGCCACGATCCCCATCACTCTCCCCTAACCCCGCTCGGCAAATTATTCGTTAGCGTCCCCGCCGCGCTCCAGCATCCACTCGGGCGCCTCGAAATCCAGGGCGTCCTCCTCGGTCGCCAGAGCCGCCTCGGAAATCGTCTGCCGACGGATCGAAACTCCCGCCGTATGCACCGTTTCCGGATCGCCCGAGATCAGCGGATGCCACCAGGCCAGACCGCGCCCCTCATGCACCCGGCGATAGCCGCACGACGGCGGCAGCCAGCGCAGCCCCGCGATCTTGCCGGGCGTCAGCTTGATACAGTCCGGCACATGCGCCTGCCGGTTGGCGTAGTCCGAACAGGTGCACTTGTCCGGGTCGAACAGCTTGCAGTGCACCCGCGTCGGCACGATCTCGCCGGTGTTCTCGTCCTCGAAGCGAATGACGCAGCACAGGCCGCACCCGTCGCACAGGCTCTCCCACTCGGTCGCCGACATCTCGGTCAGCGCTTTGGTTTCCCAGAAGGGACGTTCCATTCACTCCTCCCCTGCGTCGCGGGGGAGGGGGACCATGCGCAGCATGGTGGAGGGGGCGGAACTGTGCATACGCTGAGCCATGAGAGCGCCGCTCCTTACAGAAAAACGCGCCCGGAGTCTGCGTCGTGCGATGACGCCGCCCGAAGCCGCCCTCTGGACGCGCCTGCGTCCGCGCCGCGACGGCCTGCCGAGCTTCCGCCGCCAGCACCCGATCGGCCCTTATATCCTCGACTTCTACTGCGCCCGCTTGCGCCTGGCGGTCGAAGTCGACGGCCTGATCCACGGCACAGGACAAACGCCCGCCCACGATGACCGACGCGACGCCTGGCTGCGCTCACAAGGGATCGAAGTCGTCCGGTACTCTGCGGCCGATGTCCTGCGCGATGCAGACGCCGTCGCTCATTCCGTCTGGACCTTGGTTCTGTCCCGCACACGCTAGCCCCCGATCCTCCCCCGTTCGCGGGGGAGGGGGACCATGCGCAGCATGGTGGAGGGGGCGGCTACAGACGGGCGTTCAAAGACCATCGCGCTGCGTCCAGCGCTCGCCCCCTCCACCCCGCCGGCTACGCCGTCGCGGTCCCCCTCCCCCGCTACGCAGGGGAGGATCGAAGATTCAATGCGTCACGCTCTTTGAAAAGACGTTGATCACCACCACCCCGCCCACGATCATCACCAGTCCGATGACGGCCGGCGCATCCAGCTTCTGCTTGAACAGGACCAGGCCGATCAGCGAGATCAGCACTACGCCCAACCCGCTCCAGATGGCGTAGGCCAGCCCCACCGGCATCTGCTTCAGCGCAATGGTCAGCAGGTAGAAGGCCGCCGCATAGCAAACCGCCAGCCCCGCCGTCGGCCACGGCCGGGTGAACTGCTGCGACGACTGCAACAGCGTGGTCCCCAGCACCTCCAGACCGATGGCGCCCAGCAGCGCCGCCCAGGTCACGGGGTTCATGCCTCGCCCGCCTCCGACAGCAGGCTCCCCGGCGTCAGCAGCGACAACAGGGCCTTGCGCTGGTCGGGCGACACCTCATGCGTGCCGAACAGGTCGCTCATCCACAAGCCGTCGGCGATCAGCCGCAGCATCAGGGCGTCGTCCCTGCCCGCCGGATCAACCGGATCGTCCTCGGCCAGGGCCTGCATCGCGGATCGCCAGCGCTTGATCAGACCGGGCTCGACGGCGCAGGCCACCAGCGCCGCCCGGCCGATGCTGACGTCGCGCTCCGTCACCGGGTCATTGACCGTCGCCCGCAGATAGGCCCGCGCATTGCGGCCATAGGGGTTGGGATCGCGCGCCGCCTCATCCAGAACCTGAGCCGTCATCTCACCGGCCAGGTGATCGATCACCCCTTCCAGCAGGGCCAGCTTGGTCGGAAAGTGATGCAACAAGGCGCCCTTGCTGAACGGCAGACGCGCGACCACCGCGTCCAGCGTCAGCCCCATCGCCCCCTGATCGGCGGCGACCTCGATGGCCATGTCGATGATCTCGGCGCGGGTGGTTTCCGGCGCGCGGCGGCGTGTCTGGGCGTCCATGGCCGCTACATACCAACCGGACGGTTTCCATCCAATTCAATTTCAGCGAACACCGCACTTCGACTTGATGCGCGACGGGCCAGACCGCTAAGACAAGCGCAGCATCAGGCGGGGGCCAGCGTGATTATCGGTATTGATCTGGGAACGACCAACAGCGCGGTCGGCGTCTGGCGCGACGGCAAGGCGGAGCTGATCCCCAACAGCCTGGGCCACCTGCTGACGCCCTCCGCCGTCAGCCTGGACGACACGACCGGCGACGTCCTGGTCGGTCTGGCCGCGCGCGAGCGGCAATCGACCCACCCCAGCCTGACCGCCACGGCCTTCAAGCGCTACATGGGCGCCAGCCGCGCGACCAGGCTGGGCAAGCAGAGCTTCCTGCCGGAAGAACTGTCGGCCCTGGTCCTGCGCCGTCTCGCCGACGACGCCGCCGCCTATCTGGGCCAGCCGGTGACCGAGGCGGTCATCACCGTCCCCGCCTATTTCAACGACAAGCAGCGC
Coding sequences within it:
- a CDS encoding endonuclease domain-containing protein, which translates into the protein MRAPLLTEKRARSLRRAMTPPEAALWTRLRPRRDGLPSFRRQHPIGPYILDFYCARLRLAVEVDGLIHGTGQTPAHDDRRDAWLRSQGIEVVRYSAADVLRDADAVAHSVWTLVLSRTR
- a CDS encoding ATP-binding protein; this translates as MGIVAARAGDKDRAERDAFDRLAAIACAAFNAPHAMITVLDEDRAVFRSGVGLDEVSVPRLQSVSHVLAEMGPDAVLVIEDTLATSATCDHPMVIGAPGVRFFVGATVCAADGQPVGAIGVLDVKPRPAPDEAQLRLIRELAGLAGDLLKHAEAVRQEAARLETLRLAEDMVGVGRWRYELATSEVTWSDEIYRIHGVEPGAFAPTLDDVFGHYHADDRNEIQRLVARALSAGDGYSFKLRLLGKDGLERVVAAEGAAEKDATGRVIALFGVLQDVTERERLLRAAQTNERRYRLLAENTGDVITRVKMDGSSKYISPAIQQLLGWTFEDMSGQSTDYVHPEDRQQVLDAISAAVRTGRPTRLEHRAVHRQGHTVWVESAFKALTDEHGQVDDVVVVIRDMTQRKLLEDEVIEAKERAEKAAQAKSEFLANMSHELRTPLTSVIGFSGLLQTSEALPAEERTYVERIATASEALLGVINDILDYSKLEANAIEMDPEPFPVAALVEGAAAIVEGQCVAKGLSLKVEVDAAMPEVLTGDAGRLRQVMLNFLSNAVKFTGKGGVTLRVGGAPDAEGRWRLRVAVTDTGIGIPAEKIEQLFERFTQADASTTRVYGGTGLGLAISRRLIEIMGGEIGVDSRPGEGATFWFEAPLAMGGAVGRLASGDDAMPAPGGMAGGRILMADDAPGNRELVSAILRGLGLEIDTVCDGAEAVQAMQTGAYDLVLMDVHMPVMDGLTATREIRRMQTGTGRRTPILALTANVQADQVARCLDCGMDGHLAKPIQIPELAGALAHWLAGGDRAALAS
- a CDS encoding SMR family transporter, with the protein product MNPVTWAALLGAIGLEVLGTTLLQSSQQFTRPWPTAGLAVCYAAAFYLLTIALKQMPVGLAYAIWSGLGVVLISLIGLVLFKQKLDAPAVIGLVMIVGGVVVINVFSKSVTH
- a CDS encoding YcgN family cysteine cluster protein, whose product is MERPFWETKALTEMSATEWESLCDGCGLCCVIRFEDENTGEIVPTRVHCKLFDPDKCTCSDYANRQAHVPDCIKLTPGKIAGLRWLPPSCGYRRVHEGRGLAWWHPLISGDPETVHTAGVSIRRQTISEAALATEEDALDFEAPEWMLERGGDANE
- a CDS encoding TetR/AcrR family transcriptional regulator yields the protein MDAQTRRRAPETTRAEIIDMAIEVAADQGAMGLTLDAVVARLPFSKGALLHHFPTKLALLEGVIDHLAGEMTAQVLDEAARDPNPYGRNARAYLRATVNDPVTERDVSIGRAALVACAVEPGLIKRWRSAMQALAEDDPVDPAGRDDALMLRLIADGLWMSDLFGTHEVSPDQRKALLSLLTPGSLLSEAGEA